The following are encoded together in the Babesia microti strain RI chromosome II, complete genome genome:
- a CDS encoding DNA-directed RNA polymerase II subunit G (overlaps_old_locusTagID:BBM_II00580), protein MYFVIEQWKNIGIKPSQLGPNYQQCIEEMLRNEVEGHCTAKFGYVVCVIRIVHCESGRVQDGTGMIIVSVKYQAIVFKPFKDEVLDAIVTDVNKLGFFAQAGPLKVFVSKSSIAPGYAYQDDASQPCFSDGTSVIRSQTEIRMRLQGIRYDNSNMFAIATIKADYLGPVENDGVGTTL, encoded by the exons ATGTACTTTGTGATTGAGCAGTGGAAGAATATTGGCATAAAGCCTAGCCAACTGGGCCCAAACTATCAACAATGCATAGAAGAAATGCTAAGAAATGAAGTGGAAGGACATTGTACTGCAAAATTTGGTTATGTCGTTTGTGTAATTCGCATTGTTCACTGTGAATCTGGGAGGGTTCAGGATGGGACAGGTATGATCATTGTCAGTGTCAAATACCAAGCCATTGTATTCAAACCCTTCAAGGATGAG GTCTTAGATGCAATTGTCACTGATGTAAACAAATTGGGATTTTTTGCACAAGCGGGACCGCTAAAAGTTTTTGTATCAAAAAGTTCTATAGCACCTGGTTATGCTTACCAAGATGATGCGTCCCAACCTTGTTTTTCAGATGGAACTTCGGTGATTCGCTCACAGACCGAGATTAGGATGAGATTGCAGGGTATCAGGTATGATAATTCGAATATGTTCGCTATCGCTACGATAAAAGCTGATTATTTGGGCCCCGTTGAAAATGATGGGGTTGGAACGACACtgtaa
- a CDS encoding conserved Plasmodium protein, unknown function (overlaps_old_locusTagID:BBM_II00585;~overlaps_old_locusTagID:BBM_II00590), with amino-acid sequence MSKSAGKIRLLVSKYFRPKCKKEILPTYLSLKRSSRIPISTTKMYSLDTVPSNIYSKYIQDHTNGYNN; translated from the exons ATGTCCAAGAGTGCCGGTAAAATAAGACTACTAGTCAGTAAATATTTCCGGCCAAAGTGTAAGAAGGAGATATTGCCAACATATCTCTCACTTAAACGGTCTAGCAGAATACCAATATCAACTACCAAAATGTATTCACTGGACACAGTGCCGTcgaatatatattcaaa atatataCAAGATCACACTAATGGCTACAACAATTGA
- a CDS encoding Meiotic recombination protein SPO11-2 (overlaps_old_locusTagID:BBM_II00590) yields MERSIIYKYKNIFTSSNQVNKYLKRICTLINVCKSDLNISNSNRGISLICSLSIKNNDFTSKNISKMSIDANYILVVEKQSIFHYLTSIKFYNILPCILITGSGFPSFDTRNILNKIITNTKLAALYLGDYDPYGMLIYLTYIEALDCDNICCFKYLGVTNSDLKSVESANKVKLTNNDKRMIDMLIVRLGDRIATGNKLKQMLVKMKESSFKVEIEALQSICDDFLENYITKKALRNDTI; encoded by the exons ATGGAGAGAagtatcatttataaatacaaaaatatattcacaTCCAGCAATCAAGtgaacaaatatttaaag AGAATATGTACACTGATTAATGTTTGTAAGAGCGATTTAaacatatcaaattcaaatcgTGGTATTA GTTTAATATGCAGTTTGagtataaaaaataatgattttacgtcaaaaaatatttctaaaatgTCTATTGATGCTAATTACATTTTGGTCGTTGAAAAACAATCAATTTTTCACTATCTAACCAGTATAAAGTTTTACaat ATATTACCATGTATTCTAATTACTGGCAGCGGTTTTCCTAGTTTTGATACACggaacattttaaataaaataataaccAATACGAAGTTGGCT GCACTCTATTTGGGAGATTATGATCCATATGGCATGCTTATTTACTTAACATACATTGAAGCATTAGATTGTGACAATATTTGCTGCTTTAAATACCTGGGAGTTACTAATAGCGATTTAAAATCAGTAGAAAGTGCCAATAAAGTTAAGCTCACGAATAATGATAAACGTATGATTGATATGCTAATTGTTAGATTGGGGGACAGGATAGCCACAGGAAATAAACTAAAACAAATGCTAGTTAAAATGAAGGAATCCAGTTTCAAGGTGGAAATTGAAGCGCTGCAATCCATTTGCGATGATTTTCtagaaaattatatcacaAAAAAGGCACTACGCAACgatacaatttga
- a CDS encoding Centrin-3 (overlaps_old_locusTagID:BBM_II00595): MASRKNDSTLSNLNKLASHEGRRRNRTELREDQIAEIKEAFELFDVDKMGKIDYHEIKVALRALGFEVNKSEVLELMNEYDTSNSGYVDYKGFHDIVARKIFDRDPMTEINRAFQLFDDDKTGKISLKNLRRVSRELGENLTDNELEAMIEEFDKDMDGEISKEEFINIMKQAAIC, translated from the exons ATGGCTAGCAGAAAGAACGACTCTACCCTATCAAACCTCAACAAATTAGCTTCTCATGAAGGAAGGAGGAGGAATAGAACTGAATTGAGGGAAGATCAGATTGCAGAGATCAAAGAGGCTTTTGAGCTCTTCGATGTAGATAAAATGggtaaaattgattatcaTGAAATAAAG GTAGCCCTTAGGGCCTTGGGTTTCGAGGTTAACAAATCGGAGGTGTTGGAATTGATGAATGAATACGACACCAGTAACTCGGGTTATGTAGATTATAAAGGGTTCCATGATATAG TGGCTaggaaaatatttgatagaGATCCTATGACAGAAATAAATCGTGCCTTTCAACTTTTTGACGATGATAAAACAG GAAAAATCTCACTTAAAAATCTTCGCCGTGTGTCTAGGGAACTA GGAGAAAATCTAACCGATAATGAGCTCGAAGCCATGATAGAGGAATTTGACAAGGATATGGACGGGGAAA TCTCTAAGGAGGAGTTTATCAACATCATGAAACAAGCAGCTATATGCTAA